GCCAGCAGCATCACCACGATCGGCACCTGGAAGGCCAGCCCGAAGGCCAGGTACAGCGACAGGATGGCCTCGACATAGGACGCGATGTCCGGCGTGGCGTTGACGCTGGAGGGCGTGAAGCCCTGGATGAAGCTGAACATCCGGTCGAGCACGAAGAACTGCACGAACGCGATGCCGGCATAGGCCAGCAGGCTGCCGAAGATGATCAGCGGCAGCGCGAAACGCCGTTCGTGGCTGTACAGGCCCGGCGCCACGAAGGCCCAGGCCTGGTACATCAGCCACGGCAGCACCGCCAGCACGGCGACCATCATCAGCACCTTGAGCGGCACGAAGAAGGGCGAGAACACGCCCACCGCGATCAACTTGGCCTCCGGCGGCATGTGGGCACGGATCGGCTGGGCGATGAAGTCGATCAAGCCGTTCGGGCCGGGCCAGATCGCCAGGGCGACCACCGCCACGACAATGCCGTAGACGCAGTACAGGAGCCGGTCGCGCAGCTCCACGAGGTGGGCGACGAACGGCTGCTCGGAACCGGCGAGCTCGTCTTCCTTGTCAGGCTGGGACATCAGTCGAACTTCTTGGGGCGGTAGCGCGCGACGCGGGCCGCGCCCGAGAGCGCCCGGGTCCGGATGCCGTTGCGGGCCTTGTACCAGTGCGGGGTGGCACCCTGCTTGAGGCGCCACTTCTTGCGGGGATGGCGGTACTCCGGAAACGAGGGCGGCTCCTCGAGCGCCGAGGGTTCGCCGACCGCCTGCGACCACTCCTTCTCGAAATCAGCGGCGCCGGAGCGCACCGAGTTCTCGACGTCGCGGGCGGCGGTCTCCACGCTGTCCTTCATCTTGCGCAGCTCGTCCAGCTCCATGGAGCGGTTGACCTCCGCCTTGACGTCGTTGACGTAGCGCTGGGCCTTGCCCAGCAGCGTGCCGACCGTGCGGGCCACGCGCGGCAGCTTCTCGGGGCCGATGACGATCAGCGCGACCACGCCGATCAGCGCCATCTTGGACAGGCCGAGGTCGATCACCCCGCTGCGCCTCCGCGGTGTGCCAGGCTCACGACTTGTTGCGCGCCTCGACGTCGATGGTGGTCTTGTCGGCGCCGCCGGACGGCTTGTTGGCGACCTGGTTGGCCGGAGGCACCGGCTCGTCCGGGGCGGCCGAGCCGTCGCGCATGCCGTCCTTGAAGCCCTTGACGGCACCGCCGAGGTCGGACCCCATGTTCTTCAGCTTCTTGGTGCCGAACACCAGCACCACGATCAGCAGCACGATCAGCCAGTGCCAGATGGAAATGGAACCCATGGATCACTCCTGTATGTAATTGACCTGATTTTAGTCGGGGGCCCTCGAAGCGGCCCGCGGCGTGGAAGGCGAAAACCCCAATCAGCCCTTGAGCCAGGGCCGCGGGCCGCCGATCACGTGGATGTGCAGGTGGTGCACCTCCTGGCCGCCTTCGTCGCCGGTGTTGATCACCACCCGGTGGCCGCCCTGCGGGTAGGGCCTACAGCCCTCCTGCAGGGCCAGCCGGGGTGCCAGCGCGAGCATGCGGCCGAGCAACGCCGCGTGCTCGTCGCCCACGTGCGCCAGCGAGGCCAGGTGCTGCTTGGGGACCATCAGGAAGTGCACCGGCGCCCACGGATGGATGTCGTGGAAGGCCAGGATGTCCTCGTCCTCGTAGACCTTGCGCGACGGGATCCGACCCGCCACGATGTTGCAGAAGATGCAGCTGGTATCGGAAGCGCTCATGGTCTCATTGGGGAGGACGGCCGTCGGTGAAGCGCAGCCAGCCGCGGATGCAGCGATACAGGTACCACAGCCCCACCAGGCAGTGGGCGATGAAGCCGGGCAGGAACAGCAGCAGGTACAGCGGCGCCGTCAACACCAGCCACAGCACGCTCCACCAGAAGGTGGCGATCATGTAGTTGTGGTGGGCGGCATAGACCGCATCGAGCTCGTCGGCCCGGCGGATGTAGTTGACCACCATCGCGATCACCGCGAGCGTCCAGTAGGTGAAAGGCGCGAAGGTGTGCAGGCCATACAGCACGTGCATCACCGTTCGGTCGCCCGGCTCCTTGCGCTCGAAGGCGCCGAAGTCGGTCTCGCTCATCGTTGCGCTCCTTCGCGCTCGCGCGCCTTGCGCAGCGCTTTCTCCTCGATGCCGCTGGTTCCCTCGCGCCGCTCCAGCTCGGCGATCACGTCGGCCGGGGACAGGCCGTAGTGCGCCAGCGCGATCATGCTGTGGAACCACAGGTCGGCCACCTCGCCCACCAGCCGCGCCGGCTCGCCGCCGCGGTCGCAGTCCTTGGCGGCCATCACCACCTCGGTCGCCTCCTCGCCGATCTTCTTGAGGAAGGCATCGGGCCCCTTGTGCAGCAGCCGGGCGACGTAGCTGCTCTCGGGATCGCCCCCGCTCGCGGGCTTGCGGCTTTCGATCACGGCCGCCAGTCGGGCCAAGGAGTCGTTGGCGCTCATGGTCTCAGGTGTAGATCTCGGAGGGGTTCTTCAGGACCGGCTCGACGCTGACCCAGCGGCCCGCCTCCTGCCGCTGGAAGAAGCAGCTGTGGCGCCCGGTGTGGCAGGCGATGGACGGATCGTGCCCCTGCTGGGTGACCTTCAGCAGCAGCACGTCATTGTCGCAGTCCATGCGGATCTCGTGCACCTGCTGGACGTGGCCCGATTCCTCGCCCTTGAACCACAGGCGGCCGCGCGAGCGGCTGAAATACACGGCCCGGCCGAGTTCGGCGGTTTTCTGCAGGGCCTCGCGGTTCATCCAGGCGACCATCAGCACGTCGCCCGTGGCCTGTTCCTGCGCGATCACCGGCACCAGCCCGGCGGCGTCCCACTTGACCTGATCGAGCCAATCCATGGCCGCATTGTCGGCCATCCGCCGGCCGGCTTTCAGCTGCGCACCGCGATGCCGCGGCTGGCCATGTGGGCCTTGGCCTGCGCGACGGTGTATTCGCCGTAATGGAAGATGCTGGCCGCCAGCACGGCGTCAGCGCCGCCCTTCTGGATGCCGTCGGCCAGGTGGTCGAGGTTGCCGACGCCGCCCGAGGCGATCACCGGCACCGGCACGGCGTCGCTGACGGCCCGCGTCAGCGCCAGGTCGAAGCCGGACTTGGTGCCGTCGCGGTCCATGCTGGTCAGCAGGATCTCGCCGGCGCCGCGGCGCGCCATCTCCACCGCCCACTGCACCGCGTCCAGCCCGGTGTTGCGCCGGCCGCCGTGGCTGTAGACATCCCACCCGGGGCCGCGCGCGGCCTCGTCCTCGCCGCTGCGGCGCTTGGCGTCGATGGCGACCACGATGCACTGCGCCCCGTACTTGCCGGCGGCGGCGCTGATCACGTCGGGGTCGGCGATGGCCGCCGAGTTGAAGCTGGTCTTGTCGGCGCCGGCATTGAGCAGCCGGCGCACGTCTTCCACCGTGCGCACGCCGCCGCCCACGGTGAGCGGTATGAACACCTGCGAGGCCACGGCCTCGATGATCGGCAGGATCAGGTCGCGCCCGTCGCTGGTGGCGGTGATGTCCAGGAAGGTGAGTTCGTCGGCGCCCTGCTCGTTGTAGCGGGCGGCGATCTCCACCGGGTCGCCGGCGTCGCGCAGCTCGACGAAGTTGACGCCCTTGACGACACGGCCGCCGGTCACGTCCAGGCAGGGGATGATGCGCTTGGCGAGCATGGGCTGGGTCATCCCGCGAGTTCGTCGGCGCGGGCCTGGGCCTGGACGAAATCGAGGTCGCCCGAGTAGATGGCGCGGCCGCAGATCACGCCCTCGACGCCTTCGCCCTCGACCGCGCACAGCTGCTCGATGTCGGCCAGGCCGGCCAGCCCGCCGGAGGCAATGACGGGAATGGTCAGCGACTGCGCCAGCTTGACCGTGGCCTCGACGTTGATGCCGGTGAGCATGCCGTCGCGGCCGATGTCGGTGTAGATGATGGATTCGACGCCCCAGTCCTGGAACTTGCGCGCCAGGTCGACCACCTCGTGCCCGGTGAGCTTGCTCCAGCCGTCGGTGGCGACCTTGCCGTCCTTGGCGTCCAGCCCCACGATGATGTGGCCGCCGAAGGCGCTGCAGGCGTCCTTCAGGAAACCGGGGTTCTTGACGGCGGCGGTGCCGATGATCACGTAGCGCAGGCCACCGTCGATGTATTTCTCGATCGTGTCCAGGTCGCGGATGCCGCCGCCCAGCTGCACCGGGATGTCGTCGCCAACCGCCTTGAGGATGGCGCGGATGGCGGCGAAGTTCTGCGGCTTGCCGGCAAAGGCGCCGTTCAGGTCGACCAGGTGCAGGCGGCGCGCGCCCTTGGCCAGCCAGTGGCTGGCCATGGCGGCCGGGTCCTCGCTGAAGGTGGTGGCCTGGTCCATGTCGCCTTGCTTGAGGCGCACGCAATGCCCGTCCTTCAGGTCGATCGCGGGGATGAGAAGCATCGGGGAAAGTGTCGGCGTGGGGATGAGGGGGAGGCTGCGCGCCGCGGCTGCGGCGTCAGGGATTCCAGTGCAGGAAATTGCGGTAGAGGGCCAGGCCGGCGTCGGCGCTTTTCTCGGGGTGGAACTGGGTCGCAAAAATATTATCGCGGGCCAGTGCAACGGTAAAGCGGCCGCCGTAGTCGGCCTCGCCCGCGCTGTGGCGCACATCCGACGGGCAGGCGTAATAGCTGTGGACGAAATAGAACCAGGCGCCGTCGGCGATGCCCTCCCACAAAGGATGGGGCCGGGTCTGGCGGACCTGGTTCCAGCCCATTTGCGGCACCTTGAAGCGGCTGCCATCGGGCTGCAGCATGCCTTCCAGCCGGAAGCGGCGCACCTCGCCGGCGATCAGGCCCAGGCCCTCGCTGGGTCCCTCCTCGCTGCGATCGAGCAGCATCTGCATGCCCACGCAGGTGCCGAACAGCGGCTTGCTCGCGGCCGCCTCCAGCACCGCCGGCAGCAGCCCCGATTCGCGCAGCTCGCGCATGCAGTCGGGCATGGCGCCCTGGCCGGGCAGCACCACGCGCTCGGCGGCTCGCACCTCCTCCGGGCGCGAGGTGACCAGCGCCCGGAAACCCGAACCCTGGGCCACGCGGGTGACGGCCTGCGAGACGGACCGCAGGTTGCCCATGCCGTAATCGACGACCGCTACCGTTTTCATCTGGCTCGCAAGGCCCGGGCGCGCGCCCGGGCGGACATCACAGGGCGCCTTTGGTGGAAGGGATGGTGCCGGCCGCGCGAGGGTCGAATTCCACCGCCGCGCGCAACGCGCGGGCGAAGGCCTTGAACACGGTCTCGCACTGGTGGTGCGCGTTCTGGCCGCGCAGGTTGTCGATGTGCAGGGTCACGAAGGCGTGGTTGGCGAAGCCCTGGAAGAACTCGTGGGCGAGCTGGCTGTCGAAGGTGCCGATCATGGCGCTGCGGAACGGCACCTCCATCACCAGGCCCGGGCGGCCGGAGAAGTCGATCACCACGCGCGACAGCGCCTCGTCCAGCGGCACGTAGGCATGGCCGTAGCG
The sequence above is a segment of the Ramlibacter tataouinensis genome. Coding sequences within it:
- the tatC gene encoding twin-arginine translocase subunit TatC, which codes for MSQPDKEDELAGSEQPFVAHLVELRDRLLYCVYGIVVAVVALAIWPGPNGLIDFIAQPIRAHMPPEAKLIAVGVFSPFFVPLKVLMMVAVLAVLPWLMYQAWAFVAPGLYSHERRFALPLIIFGSLLAYAGIAFVQFFVLDRMFSFIQGFTPSSVNATPDIASYVEAILSLYLAFGLAFQVPIVVMLLARFDMVSIEKLKEFRGYFIVVAFVIAAIVTPPDVISQLALAIPMVILYEVGIIGARWFVKVSRAPEDESEAEKAS
- the tatB gene encoding Sec-independent protein translocase protein TatB; the protein is MIDLGLSKMALIGVVALIVIGPEKLPRVARTVGTLLGKAQRYVNDVKAEVNRSMELDELRKMKDSVETAARDVENSVRSGAADFEKEWSQAVGEPSALEEPPSFPEYRHPRKKWRLKQGATPHWYKARNGIRTRALSGAARVARYRPKKFD
- the tatA gene encoding Sec-independent protein translocase subunit TatA; the protein is MGSISIWHWLIVLLIVVLVFGTKKLKNMGSDLGGAVKGFKDGMRDGSAAPDEPVPPANQVANKPSGGADKTTIDVEARNKS
- a CDS encoding histidine triad nucleotide-binding protein: MSASDTSCIFCNIVAGRIPSRKVYEDEDILAFHDIHPWAPVHFLMVPKQHLASLAHVGDEHAALLGRMLALAPRLALQEGCRPYPQGGHRVVINTGDEGGQEVHHLHIHVIGGPRPWLKG
- a CDS encoding DUF4870 family protein; the protein is MSETDFGAFERKEPGDRTVMHVLYGLHTFAPFTYWTLAVIAMVVNYIRRADELDAVYAAHHNYMIATFWWSVLWLVLTAPLYLLLFLPGFIAHCLVGLWYLYRCIRGWLRFTDGRPPQ
- a CDS encoding phosphoribosyl-ATP diphosphatase; amino-acid sequence: MSANDSLARLAAVIESRKPASGGDPESSYVARLLHKGPDAFLKKIGEEATEVVMAAKDCDRGGEPARLVGEVADLWFHSMIALAHYGLSPADVIAELERREGTSGIEEKALRKAREREGAQR
- the hisI gene encoding phosphoribosyl-AMP cyclohydrolase, encoding MDWLDQVKWDAAGLVPVIAQEQATGDVLMVAWMNREALQKTAELGRAVYFSRSRGRLWFKGEESGHVQQVHEIRMDCDNDVLLLKVTQQGHDPSIACHTGRHSCFFQRQEAGRWVSVEPVLKNPSEIYT
- the hisF gene encoding imidazole glycerol phosphate synthase subunit HisF; amino-acid sequence: MLAKRIIPCLDVTGGRVVKGVNFVELRDAGDPVEIAARYNEQGADELTFLDITATSDGRDLILPIIEAVASQVFIPLTVGGGVRTVEDVRRLLNAGADKTSFNSAAIADPDVISAAAGKYGAQCIVVAIDAKRRSGEDEAARGPGWDVYSHGGRRNTGLDAVQWAVEMARRGAGEILLTSMDRDGTKSGFDLALTRAVSDAVPVPVIASGGVGNLDHLADGIQKGGADAVLAASIFHYGEYTVAQAKAHMASRGIAVRS
- the hisA gene encoding 1-(5-phosphoribosyl)-5-[(5-phosphoribosylamino)methylideneamino]imidazole-4-carboxamide isomerase, encoding MLLIPAIDLKDGHCVRLKQGDMDQATTFSEDPAAMASHWLAKGARRLHLVDLNGAFAGKPQNFAAIRAILKAVGDDIPVQLGGGIRDLDTIEKYIDGGLRYVIIGTAAVKNPGFLKDACSAFGGHIIVGLDAKDGKVATDGWSKLTGHEVVDLARKFQDWGVESIIYTDIGRDGMLTGINVEATVKLAQSLTIPVIASGGLAGLADIEQLCAVEGEGVEGVICGRAIYSGDLDFVQAQARADELAG
- the hisH gene encoding imidazole glycerol phosphate synthase subunit HisH; the protein is MKTVAVVDYGMGNLRSVSQAVTRVAQGSGFRALVTSRPEEVRAAERVVLPGQGAMPDCMRELRESGLLPAVLEAAASKPLFGTCVGMQMLLDRSEEGPSEGLGLIAGEVRRFRLEGMLQPDGSRFKVPQMGWNQVRQTRPHPLWEGIADGAWFYFVHSYYACPSDVRHSAGEADYGGRFTVALARDNIFATQFHPEKSADAGLALYRNFLHWNP
- the hisB gene encoding imidazoleglycerol-phosphate dehydratase HisB gives rise to the protein MTTDRTAEITRHTAETRISVRINLDGTGQARLATGIGFFDHMLDQIARHGLIDLDIQAEGDLHIDGHHTVEDVGITLGQAVARAIGDKKGIRRYGHAYVPLDEALSRVVIDFSGRPGLVMEVPFRSAMIGTFDSQLAHEFFQGFANHAFVTLHIDNLRGQNAHHQCETVFKAFARALRAAVEFDPRAAGTIPSTKGAL